actcattactttcataatggatcCCTAACAAACGGAAAATCGCAGTTGGTTGACTTACATTAGTCTGGCTTAAGGTATAGAATTGTgtggatttttaaaaagtgcTTGTAGAATTTTAAATCTCAAAATGTCATTAAAGCTACCATTTTCTTTTCCAGACTATGGACATGAAAGCGGAAGTCTCGCAGCGGAAGCGCGCCCTACCGGCTGTCGTGGGAACTTCAATGGCACCACGTGGTGAAAGTGTAGTGAATTGTGCAGCGTGCCAAAAGCCAATTAGAGAGAGGTACCTACTGAAAGCATTGGAGCAGTTTTGGCACGAGGACTGTCTAAAATGCGCCTGCTGTGACTGTAGACTCGGAGAAGTGGGATCGACTCTCTTCACCAAGGCCAATCTAATCCTATGCAAAAGGGACTACCTCAGGTAACTTGGAATTCTGTTTCCGATATATGGTTTTGTGGGGTAAACTAGGAGAGCACATTACTCAACTTTGCCCCCGACACCTTTTGACTTAGAGGTAAAGAACTGGTGAACCATCCCGCTATTCACACattcaagcccgcttattagaatatcggtttaaagaatatcccgcttaatttaatacaattttaCTGCACcaaatgtaatgtgttatttcgATCCCGGTtattggaatatcccgcttattagaatattttttcgtggcaaaatggctattccattaagcggattCGACTGTATTTAGGAAACAGAAAAATAGTTTGCTTCAAAATCTTTCATAAGACTATTATCAGGAAAAGAAACCTGGTCATTTGTGTGAAACTACACACCAGTATTCAGCATATGCAGTTAACCGTGGGAGCAACTAGAGCTAGATAGGgcaaattttggaaacattttaaaagcacCTGGTTTGTCCACCTTGGTTTGTTCAGTTAGTTCCTGAGAGTCCATTGCAACATATTTTAGACTCGGTCcaacaaaaattttgcaaaaaaaaaaggcaacttgaagagaaagtaaaaagaaaagaaaacattaattttgatgTGTTATATCAGGGGCTCCCAAAGTTGGTGCCACAGAATGAGGCGAAGGGATCCTCGATGACTCTTTGGCATCTTTATAATATATAGTAGAATCTGCTTAGTTGCACCACCGGTTAATCAGATCAGCCGCTTATTCGGAGCAAATTTTGAACCAAAACAAATCCCACTACGCAGGCCTAATATTATTCGCTTATTGGGACTAAAAATCTGTCTAATTGGACCAAGGAACATGAGAACAAAttggaaaaagaataaaataaatcgtCCGCTTGCAGCGAGTTTCAAGTGGGTCAATTCACTAatagttagtgcaataaaaattaataatggttcattgtaactttcaattcaattcagaaatattttcaggaaaagaaataattaactaacTCCCATTGCATGGTGGCACTGTTCCAGCAGagatgaaaatttcagcgaagtTTCAAATTTATTCAGTTTAATTAGCaggttaaaaaatgtgtaatttttttcaaaataaaaaatgtttagttgtaaaatacgtaatttatgcatttcattggaatttttaatgaaccattgtactttttataacttattcTTTCACTCTTAGTTTTAGTTAATGCTGGTTATTGAATTAATCGATACTGACTGGAAggaatacagtcgagcccgcttaatagaATATCGGATAATacaatatcccgcttaatgtaataaaattccagtgTACTACActgttgatgtgtgttattttgatcccggataatggaatatcccgcttattagaataatttttcctggcaaattgcctattccattaagcgggctcgactgtaactAAAACCGTATCGGACTAACCAGTTATTAGGACCAAACGGCCCAGTCCCAATGAGGTCCTATTAACCAGAATCGACTGTATAATAGATATTGTCTAGGCTTCCGAGAGACAACTCAAATTCTTGAATGTGTGCAGCTATTCGCAAACCCATTGGAAACACATGTGTTATGTAATGGTTACATATGCAGTTTAATTTTAGTTATACTATTCGgaacaaatttaattatttttaaggggtctaaggacccaataaccttcaaaattttcgattttctggaaaaaatatatgttatgcataatttaattctgaacaacttgataccttatttattaccaaacgcaaaaaacttttcaagttatcgtaaaattgtgtaaactttccccatagagatttatgtttacagcagctgtttaagccgctgtttctcaggtgccggtttctcgttttgcgtgcgtcATATCTCATATTTCTTAGTTTATTCACtcaagtttcttatgtattttcataaaacttttcatgcatatttgtcTGATTCATTATTTTGagctgaacctaaattttaactaaaaaaaagttaatattaaaaaaaaatatttttacccaagATTTTGGAAagttttgatattaacttataaaatctcaaaataaataaataaataaataaataaaataaattaattaattaatcatttaaaaaaaagaataaatttaggTTCTGATCATAAAAacaaaccagacaaacatgccttaaaagttttacggaaatatataagaaactttctgagctATCGCGCACGCAAAATGATaaacctgagaaaacgcaatctgagaaaaaaaggtttaaacagctgctgttaacataaatctctataggggaagttttacgcattttttcgataacttgaaaagtttttgcatatggcaataaataaggtatcaaattgttcaaaatttaattatgcataacatttttttttcagaaaatcaaaaattttgaaggcagggccgatcctagcaggtgtgcagggtgtgcaccgcacaagggcggccaaagcaaggggcggccgcaggccgcatcatataattCTTTTAATCAGGCAAAATTCTTCAAGACtttctcaaaagataacttagaataagtcaaataaatatgctgaattttaaatgttcaattatcaaagtaagtttcccgacagcatagcatagtttaagaaaaatagattgttaattaatatctactctttacacacatgcttcatttggttgcaaaatttgtgtcagaaccggtaatcaggtaTGGATACAGGAGGAGGggatgagggaaatggccccctcctgaagcaagaaagggtgccttctaaaaggagcactcagggcccagggcggccactagtgtttaccccccaagcttttatagacctaaacaatgaagatatattttgtatattatatttaaaaaaagccatactgattagatactgtcgcaagcatttcaaacaagaaattattttccaacaatcgcggatgcgtggagggacagtggaaaattgcgactcccctgagagtcaaacatatatgaataacAAACTaaagttttgtaattttccccctttacagcatttttttcaaattaagatcacgaatgaactgcccggtttcagatcagagctcttgccccgggtagtaaatttaaacgtagctccaaaacgaagatccaaaagaatGCTATGACCTaattgacgagactaaagaaggcttaaaattgcgtttttataggactttaatttcggaaaattttactgtttgaaccaccgatcttaagaacccaattaaatctctgattcaccccttccaccttaacttaatcaaacatagcctgaaaatgttggctttaaaatccaaaatattttttcagaggacaacccttcttaatgtcatcaaaatttgcttaatgacatttttcgtacttctttttcgaaatttttgcgatggagggccccgaaatccattcccaaatattactaccaaagatagtctcaatcagcgtctttagagaggcctcTAATTCCGccccctcagtttgaaattgacttcagtttcaaaaaacagttcgtgagggcacactgaacccccgcccgccccatcgttatcaaacaatgcgtaaaatacgattttctaaaaaaaactctggaggagaattgcctggcttatgtaactttttacggcgctagggcatatacccatcaatcgtcgaagtgagatggacaaaagtctatagttgtgtttttcagatattaatatcgaaaaatatccgaaagatccgccgaagcttcccagttttgttaacgtcaccaaagatagcataaaattgcgcttttagaaatatccacttgggagccccgaaacccttccttcccaaaaaatagcctaaaatggattttagctccgaaaaatatttcggttcggaatattttcacgtttttccTATCGTTTTCATAtacagccaaaaatgggtttttgaaacaatagtgccgagaaattaccgaaggaaagccgccagatcccctaccgtcaccaaagacagcctaaatttgcgttttaaacttcaatttcaaaaactttcgataggagatgattgtatctccctccctctagcaacgtcaacaaagataacccaaaactgcttgtttaaaacttcagtttcggaaaattttcgggaagagcaccGATCTTTCCTAAGCAGagatcacaaaaaatagcttcgaattgatttcaattttgaaagaattttaggagagaactccagcattacttttcccctgaagtctcgaaaacatttctaaaattgcgatatttgacgtcaattttgaaaatttctctatgcaccttgaatatacccgactcttttctctccttgcaaccaaacacaatcAAAGATTACTAAAACAATTTTTCGTACGCCAATTTCGGTAATTTTCTGGGAGTAATCCCCCCTCCCATGATTCCTCCTCCTCCGTGCTTTCTCACCGAAATGTCACCGAGAtatactataaaatgcgtttttacgactagtaaattttggtatctattactttcttcaaagatataaattgtacctaaggagtttcttactataaaacttttcttcctttttataagttcataattctggttttttttttccttttttttcatttttaaattagaacttgatatagaaatttgaagaaatatttatatggacgtcaaagattagtcaaaatatgcaaattactcttgaggggcggcacattagctctttgcacaagggcggccgacaccctaggatcggccctgtttgaAGGTTAAGGTTCCTTAGCCCTCTTAAGCGTTCAGACTAATTTGattattttaaggattttgatTTGCTCCATTAATTTTATGATGcagtattttgaaaacaaaaactacAACAATCTGGTTGGTTGCTTGTTCGCGTTCGATAAATGAAAGGAATATGTTATTTCTGTAAAGttcttattttgatatttaataaaaacgaaaaaaaaaaaaaaatcagaggatTTTATCCAATGAATTAGTTGGTGTGTAAACAATaacattatttatgttttgttactaatggttttattatttttaggttATTTGGGACGACAGGACTGTGTTCTGCGTGCAATAAGACGATTCCAGCATTCGAAATGGTCATGAGAGCAAGAGGCAACGTCTATCATTTAGAATGCTTTGCTTGCCAGCAATGCAACCACAGGTAATTTATTGAGGAATCAGTAATTTAAAGTTATACGTAATCATATAAATAAAGTTACTGAattatcaaaaatgaaattttatgaagACAATAGAATAACCTAGAAGCAATGTGATACAAGCGTGAAAAATGGAAGTTTAGAGATAACATAGTAAAAATAGTAGAAGAAACTTTTCTGTTTTGGGGAAGAGATGTCACTAGTACCCCTGGTTCGTGCAGCTGTATAGCTTGATTTGGAAGAACTCTTCAGTGAAAGACTACCTGTGTTTTGAACGTCaatgcatttttctcaaaactgaaaattatccttttacaccaatttgatttttactgtctttttaaaaaataccttgcATTCCTTTAAATTCGAGATTTATATTTGCCCTAAATTTCCTCGTAAgcactaatgttattttttttaaaacttattagaaTTTAACGAAATAGTGTTCAAATtagaaagtgaaatatgggaatgaggttcCCCGAGAGTTTTCGAACAAGAAAAGAAGGACAATTCATTCGAATCAAATCGgactatttatttaaaagttagGGGCAGACAGACCGACTAACACACATCTTTcctatctcaataccctactttatgatttttaacttttcgatatttatttaattattttatttagttttgactttttttcttgcgattttttaaaatgcattaagctTTTTTTCATGCTAagaagtaaaagaaagaagaatctttc
This window of the Uloborus diversus isolate 005 chromosome 4, Udiv.v.3.1, whole genome shotgun sequence genome carries:
- the LOC129221584 gene encoding LIM domain only protein 3-like; the encoded protein is MDMKAEVSQRKRALPAVVGTSMAPRGESVVNCAACQKPIRERYLLKALEQFWHEDCLKCACCDCRLGEVGSTLFTKANLILCKRDYLRLFGTTGLCSACNKTIPAFEMVMRARGNVYHLECFACQQCNHRFCVGDRFYLFDNKVLCEYDYEERVLFASLPYSTYNSLDQIQRQTDSLTPLSPPVDDASSGYGSPSSLISDGH